In Shouchella patagoniensis, the following are encoded in one genomic region:
- the nagZ gene encoding beta-N-acetylhexosaminidase, whose translation MEERQRRKLGQLFVFGFNGTTVTPGIKQMIQEHFIGNIILFSRNIKNKKQLFELTTQLQQLAKEAGHERPLAICIDQENGAVRRLGDDTTTLPGAMLLGATSEPLYANEVGKLTAKEMRALGVNWNLAPVVDVNNNPENPVIGVRSFGEDPEKVASFSQAMMKGMQSEGVMTTLKHFPGHGDTNVDSHHALPIITHSRKRLFEVELVPFQACMKAGADMIMSAHVVFPAFESNSTLPATLSKQVIKDLLRETLGFDGVVVTDCLEMDAIAGTVGTAQGALQAFQAGVDLLMVSHRFERQQETVDVFTKEISKDQSLDDRLEDSYKRVIQMKDRYLSWAQLPQVKDIDKVGSLENKGRAAAIYEKGITAIGDRRLDESKPVLVFYPEKSKQSLAEDPRKNERPIEAVLDSQLAEFVPINKGELLDHYLAIAASYEQIIMASRSIEEGSFQQVFIKELVRQGHEPIVIGTQNPYDYGFIPKNLTYVSTYEHTESAIKAAFNFLYEKAEAYGDFPVTTHREGGGVGI comes from the coding sequence GGTTTTAATGGAACAACTGTCACTCCAGGTATTAAGCAAATGATTCAAGAGCATTTCATCGGAAATATCATCCTTTTTAGTCGGAATATTAAAAATAAAAAGCAGTTATTTGAACTAACCACACAATTGCAGCAACTAGCAAAAGAGGCAGGTCACGAAAGGCCACTTGCCATATGTATAGACCAGGAGAATGGAGCAGTTAGGAGACTAGGTGATGATACAACAACGCTCCCAGGGGCGATGTTGCTTGGTGCTACAAGTGAGCCTCTATATGCAAATGAAGTTGGGAAACTAACTGCGAAAGAAATGAGAGCCCTAGGTGTGAATTGGAATTTAGCTCCTGTTGTTGATGTTAACAATAATCCAGAGAATCCAGTAATTGGCGTGCGTTCCTTTGGAGAAGACCCAGAAAAAGTAGCGTCTTTTTCTCAAGCAATGATGAAAGGAATGCAAAGCGAAGGTGTAATGACGACGCTAAAACACTTTCCAGGTCACGGAGATACGAATGTGGATTCGCATCATGCATTGCCGATTATCACCCATTCGAGGAAACGTTTATTTGAGGTAGAGCTTGTACCATTTCAAGCTTGTATGAAAGCCGGAGCAGATATGATCATGAGCGCTCATGTTGTTTTTCCCGCATTCGAGTCTAATTCAACGTTACCCGCAACATTGTCAAAACAAGTTATTAAAGACTTGTTACGTGAAACATTAGGATTTGATGGTGTAGTCGTGACCGATTGTCTTGAAATGGATGCGATTGCTGGAACAGTTGGTACTGCACAAGGTGCATTACAAGCATTTCAAGCCGGAGTCGATTTATTAATGGTTTCTCATCGATTCGAACGACAACAAGAGACCGTTGATGTATTTACAAAGGAAATTAGTAAGGACCAGTCTTTAGATGATCGGTTAGAAGACTCCTACAAGCGTGTAATTCAGATGAAAGACCGCTACCTGTCATGGGCTCAACTTCCACAAGTGAAAGATATTGATAAAGTTGGATCGCTTGAAAATAAGGGAAGAGCTGCAGCTATTTACGAGAAGGGAATTACGGCAATTGGAGACAGAAGGTTAGACGAGTCTAAACCAGTGCTTGTCTTTTATCCGGAAAAATCAAAGCAAAGTTTAGCAGAAGATCCACGAAAAAATGAAAGGCCAATTGAAGCCGTCCTCGATTCACAACTTGCAGAATTCGTACCCATTAATAAGGGCGAATTATTAGATCATTACCTCGCTATTGCTGCATCGTATGAGCAAATTATAATGGCATCTAGATCAATAGAAGAGGGATCGTTTCAACAAGTGTTTATAAAAGAATTAGTGAGGCAAGGTCACGAACCAATTGTAATAGGAACTCAAAATCCATATGATTACGGATTTATTCCGAAAAACCTTACATATGTTTCTACATATGAACATACAGAGTCTGCTATTAAGGCCGCATTTAATTTCTTATATGAAAAGGCTGAAGCTTACGGGGACTTCCCAGTTACTACGCATCGTGAGGGAGGTGGTGTTGGCATTTAG
- a CDS encoding carbohydrate ABC transporter permease, whose protein sequence is MERKAQVQPSKINLFFRDYGWCYVFITVPILVFLLFTFIPVIYAFIMSFQNYHVMGSTFIGLDNYKQMLNDEIFWRSMRNTFIFTVATVPVSVAITLVLAVLIFPRGKKMQTFFKASLYLPTVASGVTMALVWFWIYDPTNMGLLNMILNYIGIDNQMWLGSSSTALFALILMSWLTGHGAGIILYLAALGGIPRSLYEAADIDHASSWSQFRNITIPLLKPTTLYLLVMGIIGSFQVFMSIYLMTQGGPNFATTTIAYLIYVHAFEYYQFGLAAAESFALGIVIILASIFQFKLMSSDVEF, encoded by the coding sequence ATGGAAAGAAAGGCTCAAGTCCAGCCGTCGAAAATAAACTTATTTTTTCGTGATTATGGTTGGTGCTATGTGTTTATCACAGTGCCGATACTTGTGTTTCTGTTGTTTACATTTATTCCGGTTATTTATGCGTTCATAATGAGCTTTCAAAATTACCATGTGATGGGTTCAACCTTTATCGGTTTAGATAATTATAAGCAGATGTTAAACGATGAAATATTCTGGCGATCTATGCGAAATACGTTCATTTTCACAGTTGCGACAGTGCCAGTAAGTGTTGCCATTACTCTCGTCTTAGCTGTACTTATCTTCCCACGAGGTAAAAAGATGCAGACATTTTTTAAAGCATCTCTATACTTACCTACCGTAGCTTCAGGTGTTACGATGGCGCTTGTATGGTTTTGGATCTATGATCCGACAAACATGGGGCTTTTAAATATGATTTTAAATTATATCGGAATCGATAATCAAATGTGGCTTGGAAGTAGCAGCACGGCACTATTTGCACTGATATTGATGAGCTGGCTGACAGGACATGGTGCTGGAATTATTTTATATTTGGCAGCACTGGGGGGCATACCACGTTCACTCTATGAAGCAGCTGATATTGATCACGCCAGTTCGTGGTCCCAGTTTCGGAATATTACAATTCCACTCTTGAAACCTACAACGTTGTATTTATTAGTAATGGGTATAATCGGTTCATTTCAAGTATTTATGAGTATCTATTTAATGACTCAAGGTGGGCCAAACTTTGCTACAACAACGATTGCCTATTTAATTTATGTACATGCATTCGAATATTATCAATTTGGGCTTGCAGCAGCAGAGTCGTTTGCGCTTGGAATTGTTATTATTTTGGCTTCAATCTTTCAATTTAAATTGATGTCTAGTGACGTAGAATTTTAG
- a CDS encoding carbohydrate ABC transporter permease produces MSQPAINHETPLNRRPERKKAAARIISYLILFFWIVITLIPLYWMFVMSFKDTAATASFSPEWFPKRPTLATYIRFFTETDAMRWLGNSLFVSSVLTFTNVLFCSLAGYAFAKLRFPGRNMIFWMLLGTMMIPAQVTLIPVYIIVVNTFQLGNTYTAIMLPMFATVGNIFLMKQYMSTLPSTLIQAARIDGCSEWRIFYKIILPISKPGLAVLAIFTFVATWNEFFWPFLVTQTSSMRTIQIGLASFKFAESTDFGAMMAGSVVAALPMFILFFSLQKYFLQGITIGAVKG; encoded by the coding sequence ATGAGCCAACCAGCAATTAACCATGAAACCCCTTTAAACCGTCGTCCAGAACGGAAAAAGGCGGCTGCCCGAATCATTAGTTACCTTATTTTATTTTTTTGGATTGTTATAACGCTAATACCACTTTACTGGATGTTTGTTATGTCGTTTAAAGATACAGCTGCAACAGCGTCTTTTTCTCCAGAATGGTTTCCAAAACGACCTACGCTTGCGACTTATATTCGTTTTTTTACTGAAACAGATGCGATGCGCTGGCTAGGCAATAGTTTATTCGTATCTTCCGTTTTAACGTTCACGAACGTTCTTTTTTGTTCTTTGGCAGGGTATGCATTTGCTAAACTAAGGTTCCCTGGTCGGAATATGATTTTTTGGATGTTATTAGGAACAATGATGATTCCTGCACAAGTAACTTTAATTCCGGTATATATTATTGTGGTTAATACATTTCAATTGGGTAATACGTACACGGCAATCATGTTGCCGATGTTTGCAACTGTGGGGAATATATTTTTAATGAAGCAATACATGTCCACGTTACCGTCGACACTTATTCAAGCAGCTCGAATAGATGGATGTAGTGAATGGCGTATCTTTTATAAGATCATATTGCCTATTTCGAAGCCTGGCCTTGCTGTCTTGGCAATCTTTACATTTGTTGCTACGTGGAATGAATTTTTCTGGCCGTTTTTAGTAACGCAAACAAGTTCCATGAGGACGATACAAATTGGGCTGGCCAGTTTTAAATTTGCAGAGTCAACTGATTTTGGAGCTATGATGGCTGGATCAGTTGTGGCAGCACTGCCAATGTTTATTTTGTTTTTCTCTTTGCAAAAATACTTCTTGCAAGGCATTACCATTGGGGCTGTGAAAGGATAG
- a CDS encoding SDR family oxidoreductase — MKQEMIIITGAASGIGRATAIAFAKQGKSLALIDQNKGNLKEIQAEFGEKLISIYEGDVSNPEQMKEIFTNIAMSTKTVTTLFANAGINGIFTSIEAFEPEDWDKTMSINLKGTFLSVKYAIPLMKENGGSIVITSSVNGTRVFSNVGMAAYSSSKAAVAAFGKMAALELSNYGIRVNVICPGAIQTNIGERTHKHETELKSLEFKKETDRSPTPPGTPEQVADMVTFLTSDKAKHISGTEIVIDGAQTLL; from the coding sequence ATGAAACAAGAAATGATCATTATTACTGGTGCAGCATCTGGAATTGGTCGCGCAACTGCAATTGCGTTTGCTAAACAAGGTAAATCTTTGGCATTAATTGATCAAAATAAAGGAAATTTAAAAGAAATACAAGCTGAATTTGGCGAAAAACTTATCTCAATTTATGAAGGAGACGTCTCTAATCCAGAGCAAATGAAAGAGATCTTTACTAACATCGCCATGTCAACAAAAACTGTTACCACTCTTTTTGCTAATGCAGGAATTAATGGCATATTTACATCAATTGAAGCGTTTGAACCAGAAGATTGGGATAAAACCATGTCCATTAATTTAAAAGGCACATTTTTAAGTGTAAAATATGCCATTCCACTTATGAAAGAAAATGGTGGAAGCATTGTGATTACAAGCTCAGTTAATGGTACCCGTGTTTTTTCGAATGTTGGAATGGCCGCATATAGTTCGTCGAAAGCAGCAGTTGCTGCTTTCGGCAAGATGGCTGCACTTGAACTTTCTAATTATGGCATTCGGGTTAATGTTATATGTCCCGGAGCCATTCAAACAAATATCGGAGAACGTACACATAAACATGAAACAGAGCTGAAATCACTAGAGTTTAAAAAAGAAACAGACCGCTCTCCCACACCACCTGGTACGCCGGAACAAGTAGCGGATATGGTTACCTTCTTAACCTCTGATAAAGCAAAGCATATAAGTGGAACTGAAATCGTTATTGATGGCGCTCAAACACTCCTATAA
- a CDS encoding ABC transporter substrate-binding protein, whose protein sequence is MKKWLLYSATTGAMIFTLAACGGGDSDGGSQQSSGGNGNSGSEEQDVVTVWTYPVHGDYEGELQESIAEFEDENPTIKVEYEILSWAEGLQKFDIALNTGTPPDLYFGRPLGKYKETQLLVDIDDKLNINLSDYDDIALDHMRLEGSLYGLPLYQYLHVWGGNKALLEEYGVDYKKIQSEGWTWDEFYELASIGEQENNNGEPQYGFVFQGVDEELLDHLARNNGIPYRMTEEGIEWDDEKILEAMEFIVKLRDDGIMPSETAAIDATKRQEMFYNYQALFFGRAIPYSEPMVETRNEEIRNGETEGEELEFVILPIPHNEGAEEVAQGGSEGYLLFTQRNATDEHVANSVKVLEHLAGSDAIGMTSSALALPIVHAQAANDYDLPLSEENELAAQRLAGNVLPPNTINSELAAKDDMFKTQVVVPTFQGLISGELTPQEALDKFKTEAESGQFKP, encoded by the coding sequence ATGAAGAAATGGCTTCTATATTCTGCGACAACTGGTGCAATGATCTTTACTTTAGCAGCTTGTGGTGGCGGAGATAGTGACGGTGGCTCGCAACAGAGTTCAGGTGGAAATGGTAATAGTGGTTCTGAAGAACAAGATGTCGTCACGGTGTGGACGTACCCTGTACATGGGGACTATGAAGGTGAGCTTCAGGAGTCTATCGCAGAATTCGAAGATGAGAATCCTACTATTAAAGTGGAGTATGAAATTTTATCGTGGGCAGAAGGATTACAAAAGTTTGATATTGCATTAAATACTGGAACTCCTCCGGATCTTTATTTCGGACGTCCTCTTGGAAAATATAAAGAAACACAATTATTAGTAGATATTGACGATAAACTTAACATCAATTTAAGCGATTATGATGATATTGCTCTTGATCATATGAGATTAGAAGGTTCACTTTATGGGTTACCACTTTATCAGTATCTACATGTTTGGGGTGGAAATAAAGCTCTGTTAGAGGAATATGGTGTTGATTATAAAAAAATCCAATCGGAAGGTTGGACGTGGGATGAATTTTACGAGCTTGCTTCAATTGGCGAGCAAGAAAACAATAATGGAGAACCACAATATGGGTTTGTCTTCCAAGGTGTTGATGAAGAATTACTAGACCACCTTGCAAGAAACAACGGCATTCCTTATCGAATGACGGAAGAGGGAATCGAATGGGATGATGAAAAGATACTAGAAGCGATGGAGTTTATTGTGAAGCTTCGCGATGATGGTATCATGCCTTCTGAAACCGCAGCGATTGATGCGACGAAACGCCAAGAAATGTTTTATAACTATCAAGCACTGTTCTTTGGTAGAGCAATTCCCTACTCAGAACCAATGGTAGAAACGCGTAATGAAGAAATTAGAAATGGTGAAACTGAAGGTGAAGAGCTGGAGTTCGTTATTTTACCAATTCCGCATAATGAAGGAGCGGAAGAGGTTGCACAAGGTGGGTCTGAAGGGTATTTGCTCTTTACTCAACGTAATGCCACAGATGAACATGTTGCTAATAGCGTAAAAGTACTTGAACATCTAGCCGGTTCAGATGCAATTGGAATGACTTCATCTGCACTTGCGTTGCCGATTGTTCATGCGCAAGCAGCAAATGATTATGATTTACCATTGTCGGAAGAGAATGAATTGGCTGCTCAACGTCTGGCTGGAAATGTACTCCCTCCAAACACAATTAATAGTGAATTAGCTGCAAAAGATGACATGTTTAAGACTCAAGTTGTTGTACCTACATTTCAAGGGCTAATTAGCGGAGAATTGACGCCTCAAGAAGCACTCGACAAGTTTAAAACTGAGGCGGAGTCTGGGCAGTTTAAACCTTAA
- a CDS encoding ABC transporter ATP-binding protein, which yields MATIVFDQITKTFFDGKKGGAFTAVNKANFEIKDKEFLVFVGPSGCGKTTSLRMIAGLEKQTEGNIYIDDQLVNHVHPKDRDIAMVFQDYALYPHMSIKQNLSFGLKNMKTEKTLIDDKVEYATKILGLDELLERKPRELSGGQRQRVAVGRAIVRDPKVFLFDEPLSNLDAKLRVQMRIELAELHQRLGATIVYVTHDQVEAMTLGQRIVVMNKGEIQQIASPQELYAKPANIFVAGFIGSPAMNFLPAKVASANEILIGDRLWPIPKEIKKMTEGYIGEEVIFGIRPEHIKLSLGEEGDLDVNIKVFEHLGAENLLYFSVNESDIIAKISGESFVRPGENVRVSFQMEKMHLFNKKTEQRIG from the coding sequence ATGGCTACAATCGTTTTTGATCAAATTACTAAAACTTTTTTTGATGGAAAAAAGGGCGGGGCTTTTACGGCCGTAAATAAAGCTAATTTTGAAATCAAAGATAAAGAGTTTCTTGTTTTTGTAGGTCCTTCTGGTTGTGGGAAAACAACCTCTTTACGAATGATTGCTGGGCTTGAAAAACAAACTGAAGGAAATATTTATATTGATGATCAACTTGTGAATCATGTCCATCCAAAAGACAGAGATATTGCAATGGTGTTCCAAGATTATGCATTATACCCCCATATGTCGATTAAACAAAATTTGAGTTTTGGTTTAAAAAACATGAAAACCGAAAAGACTTTGATTGACGACAAAGTCGAGTATGCCACAAAAATTTTAGGATTGGATGAATTATTAGAAAGAAAGCCGCGTGAATTATCAGGAGGACAACGTCAACGCGTGGCAGTAGGGCGAGCGATTGTTCGGGATCCGAAAGTATTTCTTTTTGATGAACCTTTATCGAACCTAGATGCGAAATTACGTGTTCAAATGCGAATCGAATTGGCAGAACTTCATCAGCGTCTTGGTGCAACAATTGTTTACGTTACACACGATCAAGTGGAAGCAATGACACTAGGACAGCGGATTGTGGTTATGAACAAAGGTGAAATTCAGCAAATTGCTTCGCCGCAAGAGCTGTATGCCAAACCAGCTAACATATTTGTAGCGGGCTTTATTGGTTCACCAGCAATGAATTTTCTTCCGGCTAAGGTTGCTTCCGCTAATGAAATACTTATTGGTGATAGGCTCTGGCCAATTCCTAAAGAAATTAAAAAAATGACCGAGGGTTATATTGGAGAAGAAGTTATCTTTGGAATTCGTCCTGAACATATTAAACTTTCTTTAGGAGAAGAAGGAGATCTTGATGTAAATATTAAGGTATTTGAACATCTAGGTGCAGAAAACTTGCTTTATTTCTCTGTAAATGAAAGTGATATTATTGCGAAAATATCAGGTGAATCCTTTGTGCGTCCTGGTGAAAATGTCCGTGTATCCTTTCAAATGGAGAAAATGCATCTTTTTAATAAAAAAACCGAGCAACGGATAGGGTGA